The region GAGATGTGATTCTTTAACGCTGCAAAATAGGTGGGAATTGGGTCAGCACACACACACACCAGTTTTTTGATAATGCCGTCGCTATCGCTGAGAGCCTGTCCAAACCGGGCGCTGGTCATGAAATCAGAAAATTCGACAATCACTTCTGCCCAGGCATAGGCTGGTCCTAATGGAATTTCCAGTTCAGTAATAATGCCATTCGTGCCCCAGGCATGAGCGACCTGATACACGTCATCACCACGCAGTTCCACAATCCGTGGTTCGTCTTCCATCGTGACTACACGCAATGCCAAAATATTACCGCGATCGCCCAACAGTCCATAGGTCACTGACCCAATGCCACCACTGCCACCCCCAATAAATCCACCAATCGTCGCTTTCCGATAGGTAGAAGGAGCCATGCGAATTTCCCAACCCGTTTCCCGCGCCTGTTTGTCGATCGCCGCCAATTTCACGCCTGGTTCTACGCACGCCATTCCGGGCTGAATCCATTTAATCTGTTGCATCCCCGATAAATCGAGAATAATTCCACCTTCCAGCGGCACGCATTGCCCATAGTTTCCAGTTCCCGCTCCTCGCACCGTCAGGGGAACTTTGTGTTTCACACACACCCGTGCCACCCGCAGCACCTCAGCCTCACTAGTGACTCGAACTACCAACTCTCCCCGTTTATCGCTCAGTGCCTGCACCAGCACTGGGCTATAGGTGTAGTAATCCTGAGAGAGCTTGGAAATTTGAGTTGGGTCTGTGATTAACTCTAGCCCAGCCAACTCTGCCATCACTTCGTTAAGGTCATATCGGGTTGCGGTAAATGTCATAGCTCCTCGCAATGATTAAATCTCAAAGGTTTGCACATAAACCCTGTCCATCTCCAAATCCATAATTTTTCTTTGGAGAAACCTCCAGTTTTCGAATCGGACAAGGTTCAGGTTCTCACTGCATACAGTGAATAACAGTGAATATCTATGAATATCTGTTGGAAGATTAGCAGGCGACTTTTCCTCCAGTTGTTCGCAAATGACGAATCAAAGCGATCGCTCAATGAAAGCATTGTAAACAGGGCAATCGCCATAGCACTTAAAAGGCTGGATAGTAAAGGTTATGAGCGTGTGTGGGTTCAAGTTTTAGTCTTTAGCAAATTCAGCATTTCGGCGTGCATAAAGGCAATGTCAGGATTGCGTTGAATTGCGTGATAATAACGCTGTTCGGCTAAACTTCCTTCTTCTGAAGCACGCAAGAGTAGCGAAGCATTACTTAACAGATCTGTCACCTGGGTCAGATCAATCGGCTCTTTTGTGTCAAACAGTTCATCAATTTGAACGATGAACTGAGACATTGGACGGAGCCAATCGAACCATTCATGCCCAATCACCAGGCGGAAAAA is a window of Leptolyngbyaceae cyanobacterium JSC-12 DNA encoding:
- a CDS encoding FAD/FMN-dependent dehydrogenase (IMG reference gene:2510096775~PFAM: FAD binding domain) is translated as MTFTATRYDLNEVMAELAGLELITDPTQISKLSQDYYTYSPVLVQALSDKRGELVVRVTSEAEVLRVARVCVKHKVPLTVRGAGTGNYGQCVPLEGGIILDLSGMQQIKWIQPGMACVEPGVKLAAIDKQARETGWEIRMAPSTYRKATIGGFIGGGSGGIGSVTYGLLGDRGNILALRVVTMEDEPRIVELRGDDVYQVAHAWGTNGIITELEIPLGPAYAWAEVIVEFSDFMTSARFGQALSDSDGIIKKLVCVCADPIPTYFAALKNHISTGSHVALILVAECCLEPFAELVKEFGGTVCYQKSAQEASKGITLVEYSWNHTTLHARSVDPTLTYLQTIFPNDKELKAVEHLYHHFGDEVMMHLEFLRMGGSVHPAGLQIVRYTTPERLQEIMTYHDQHDALIFNPHTYILEEGGRKTVDYKHLRFKERMDPYGLLNPGKMRAWLERENH
- a CDS encoding hypothetical protein (IMG reference gene:2510096776), whose product is MSGSIYRTGPMSSSSPSFDFEVQRLRAVRHVLLRLHKALLESERESYEQHYGPIHNNSEFFRLVIGHEWFDWLRPMSQFIVQIDELFDTKEPIDLTQVTDLLSNASLLLRASEEGSLAEQRYYHAIQRNPDIAFMHAEMLNLLKTKT